The following proteins come from a genomic window of Gossypium raimondii isolate GPD5lz chromosome 5, ASM2569854v1, whole genome shotgun sequence:
- the LOC105768683 gene encoding uncharacterized protein LOC105768683 produces the protein MVTVHRMITTWVTDLLDCMCGCFGCCTKPTPIIAVDEPTKGLRIRGRRVRKPSISDDFWSSSTYELENSALQSQRSLSSISASNPTLSQCSSSSGIVNPSDFVNQGLIVWNQARLQWIGSNRPRNHTRQSRQPRLSSNASYESLLGTRNPFPRPILLSEMVDFLVEVWEEEGLYA, from the exons atggtcACTGTTCATCGTATGATCACTACTTGGGTAACTGACCTTCTTGATTGCATGTG TGGTTGTTTCGGATGCTGCACTAAACCCACACCGATTATTGCTGTGGATGAGCCAACAAAAGGATTGAGAATTCGAGGGCGTAGAGTGAGGAAGCCTAGCATTTCTGATGATTTTTGGAGCAGCAGCACGTATGAATTGGAAAACAGTGCCCTCCAATCTCAAAGGAGCTTGTCATCAATTAGTGCATCAAACCCAACTCTAAGCCAATGCAGTAGCAGCAGTGGCATTGTCAACCCATCTGATTTTGTAAATCAGG GTCTTATTGTCTGGAATCAGGCCAGACTCCAATGGATTGGAAGTAATAGGCCCAGGAACCATACTCGACAAAGTCGACAGCCCAGATTAAG TTCGAATGCATCTTATGAAAGTTTACTTGGGACCAGGAATCCATTCCCACGACCAATTCTTCTTTCC GAAATGGTTGATTTTCTGGTGGAAGTATGGGAAGAAGAGGGATTGTATGCTTGA